The sequence AACTAGACCCAAAATTACAAGACAGCGCAAATATAGGGTGCGTGCTCAAGAATTACAATAGATCATTAATGAATAATGAAGCTGTTCAGAACTGAATACTGGATTTAGCGGAGATGCAGAAAACACTACAGCTCGTATCACCTTTGATCAATGTCCAGAGTTCCTCGGCTGGCTAAAGGATCCACCTGCGTAGAGCATCTGGTACACTGGCCGGACCCTCACTGTAAGAACCGTGCTCAGCAATGTGCCCAAGCAAGCCGCGCCAGAGAAGACATAAAATGTGAGTCTGAAGCAATTAGGGCCATGGCACGCGATATCTGTGTCTACCACTCCAGCTTTCTGTCTCTCCACTTCGAGATCATAGACATACCCTGCAAGGGTGTTGAACAGGAACGCACCAACTGGATTTGCCAGCGCAATGAAGTTGTATATCTTTCCAAAGTGCTTCAGTCCAAACAGCTCCGATGAGGTTGAGATTATCACGGAGAATTGGACACCATAGCATATGCCGAGTAAGGCGACGGAGACATGAAGTGTGGCATGGTGACCCAGAGCGAAGAGCAGGTATGTGATTATCattactacttgggtgcatacAATCAGTAAACTCCGTGGAAGTGTCCTTGCCCTGTGAAAAAAGGTTGTAAGTAAACTAAGGAAGCACTGGccataagtttgatcaaatgtATAAGCTGTTAACCATATGTCTGCATATGGGGTTCAGGATTTTCACTACTGTTTCACTTCAGAAATGGCAATGTTGCTTACTTGTTACACTTTCCTGCTCTCTATTCGTTAGTCTTTCTTGTTCCCTATTCACAAGCTGCTACATAACATAACATGAGCGACATGGGGGAGCATGTGCGAGTTTTGGAGAGAAAGCACATGCAGTTCAAGAAGACATAAAACAAGCATAAGGCTGCTTTGGAATATTTCCTCAGAACAGAAATTCAAAACTTGAGACTCCAATGTAGTCTCCTAATAATTAAGATAAAAAACTAAAACAGAAGACAATAGATATGAATATGATAAAGAAACCTTTGCAGTGGAAGCTAAAGAAATTGCGGAATTGACAGAGCTATTGAAGCCATGAAATGTCCATCATATGAAATCAAGCATTTCAAAGAATAAATGTAGCAGAGTAAAAAAAGGATATCTTGTTACCTGACAAGATACTCAGAAACAGCACCACCTCCCAAGCGTCCAAAAAAATTGCAGAAGCTGAAGACGGATAGTGAGATGGTTGTGTCGACAGCACCTGCTGCGATTCCTATTTGTGCTAGATTATTGAGCACAGTGATTCCAGATCCAACCCCAACAAAATATATTGCAAAGAGAAGCCAGAAATCTGCCTTCAGAATAGCTTCACGAAACCTGAAATCTTCTCCTCTTCTTGGTCTCCTTCTCTCTGGCTTTATAGCCCCTTCACCCTCAGCTAAAAGAATGTCGATATCAAAAGAATCTTCATCCTCAAAATTAAGGTTTGATTCAGAGGAAGAAGGCAAAAGTGATTCTTTCTGATCATTATCAGTTGCTGGATTTTTGCTCCTTGGGAATAATGTCATCTTCAATGGTATTGCCAGGGGAGCAAAAATGAGAAGAACCATAATGGCAAGCAGAGAATAGTTTATAATCTCATTGAGAGTCACCACA comes from Panicum virgatum strain AP13 chromosome 4K, P.virgatum_v5, whole genome shotgun sequence and encodes:
- the LOC120702798 gene encoding protein NUCLEAR FUSION DEFECTIVE 4-like is translated as MRGGAAAVKAGSRPPWLGLGAAVWLQVAGGGSSTFALYSHALKVALGADQRRLALLGVACDVGENLGLLPGVLCNRLHPALLLLVGAGACLLGYGAAWLLVSGVAPALPYWLIWFALTLSANGGAWLGTAVLVTNMRNFPLSRGAVAGILKGYSGLSAAVYTEIYTGVLGDSPTKLLLFLTLGIPAICLLTMYFVRPCAPSLVETNAEQVHFMFVQMASVVLGIYLVGATILDHVVTLNEIINYSLLAIMVLLIFAPLAIPLKMTLFPRSKNPATDNDQKESLLPSSSESNLNFEDEDSFDIDILLAEGEGAIKPERRRPRRGEDFRFREAILKADFWLLFAIYFVGVGSGITVLNNLAQIGIAAGAVDTTISLSVFSFCNFFGRLGGGAVSEYLVRARTLPRSLLIVCTQVVMIITYLLFALGHHATLHVSVALLGICYGVQFSVIISTSSELFGLKHFGKIYNFIALANPVGAFLFNTLAGYVYDLEVERQKAGVVDTDIACHGPNCFRLTFYVFSGAACLGTLLSTVLTVRVRPVYQMLYAGGSFSQPRNSGH